From one Catenuloplanes nepalensis genomic stretch:
- a CDS encoding MOSC domain-containing protein: MTHGIEVGRVAALWRYPVKSMAAEALDRSDLGWHGLAGDRRWAFVRDLPARNDFPWLTIRQKPGLLHYRPWLAEPDRPDASPVLVTTPSGEKLDVDGPALAAELGDGVRVMKLNRGLFDSAPLSVLSTASLDGLSRLLGDAEVDPLRFRPNLLIEAGDTAPAFPEEAWIGATLTVGGARLHLDRRDKRCMIVNVDPVTARRDPGILRAIARQRDVCFGVYASPVEPGPVAVGDPVVLTAAER, from the coding sequence GTGACGCACGGGATCGAGGTCGGCAGGGTCGCCGCGCTCTGGCGCTACCCGGTCAAGTCGATGGCCGCGGAGGCGCTGGACCGCTCGGACCTGGGGTGGCACGGCCTGGCAGGCGACCGCCGCTGGGCGTTCGTCCGGGATCTGCCGGCCCGCAACGACTTCCCGTGGCTGACCATCCGGCAGAAGCCCGGTCTGCTGCACTACCGTCCGTGGCTTGCCGAGCCGGACCGCCCGGACGCGTCGCCGGTGCTGGTCACCACGCCGTCCGGGGAGAAGCTGGACGTGGACGGCCCCGCGCTCGCGGCCGAGCTGGGCGACGGCGTCCGGGTGATGAAGCTCAACCGTGGCCTGTTCGACTCCGCGCCGCTCAGCGTGCTCAGCACCGCGTCGCTCGACGGCCTGTCCCGGCTGCTCGGCGACGCCGAGGTCGACCCGCTGCGCTTCCGGCCGAACCTGCTGATCGAGGCCGGCGACACCGCGCCCGCGTTCCCGGAGGAGGCGTGGATCGGCGCCACGCTGACCGTCGGCGGCGCCCGCCTGCACCTGGACCGCCGGGACAAGCGCTGCATGATCGTGAACGTGGATCCGGTGACCGCCCGCCGCGACCCGGGCATCCTGCGCGCGATCGCCCGGCAGCGGGACGTGTGCTTCGGGGTCTACGCCTCGCCGGTCGAGCCGGGCCCGGTGGCGGTCGGCGACCCGGTGGTGCTGACCGCCGCGGAGAGGTAG